The following proteins are co-located in the Kiritimatiellia bacterium genome:
- a CDS encoding protein kinase has protein sequence MININGYEILEVLPAGGMSAVYKARQLSLDRIVAIKALPPAMGAAADVEKFMAEARITASLKHPNIVQVYDFGKTGDGVCYFVMEYISGYSVAAWIHRKKYLSEENALLCALSVAAAMSYAWQKNRIVHCDIKPDNVIIDDDGTVKLADLGLARSVQSIMEHARPDDRQVFGTPNYISPEQSHGSESLDCRADIYSLGAMLYHCMTGVMPFEGQPPLEVMDRQITDFVPDPQDVNPCISVWSACLIEKMMAKDRKFRQTDWNETLRDISNARSEMMPQGSLPDDVLSTVKRSPLRGRRLEEAALQPVIQAPVVCRAPSNLRRKLALATAVGALVLAAGWGMFHLARKTEIPAVPEPLPAPQSAEVGRAPPPVDRERAAMEQYDEITSWAKAHPSAHVETITRFRKLAEDAVGTKYAEMAKDDIRQIEQRGKKTAEIIVELDKKAGQLADRGRFQEAAAVYGKYHGAFETETAAERGKKERLFSAKHADRVKAQRRQRELAELQLMHAADEIAVILVEDDLEAARQRIKALAVDLPLISGKPEFKAMAAMLEKSSGAGKRIMDSFQRQKNEEISIAFLQGPQTLHIRDVQGDVVLAEKVVTMEEGKIGLQKIFRARDLTLSEKLNRLGAGAGPEFALMRAMLAIQDGDYQQAADAAAGTGPLLAPKLAAAIKCKDRDTAEERATQTLAYIMCRTGIIPYHVRMPDPASCLDILRDKNRFPQNGPAAGWMIDQFRVKFGSTQTARRYAAVLEALAGSAGGLAASTQTGTEAALPPDQTSEKSIIEQMMTKNPGLGENQMVFQTDNSGRIVSADIVSVHLKDIQPLESLPHLKTLVCAGTRLHVWPEMSMPAQLSDLTPLKQMSLSEFIGSHTRIRDISVLSRMPLTSLNLARTRVGDLQPLKDMPLRQLDVSFTQVRDLRPLAGLPLVNLNINGTDVSNLGALLGMPLKTLSAAFTRARDLTPLRAMPLIRLVLRGTDITDIAPLQGMPLESLDLSDTNVRDILPLQGMRLRDLDLRNTKVKDISVLENMPLEALKLNGSAVKNIAPLKNTPLKMLDLRDTSIADLTPLENLPVEEIWLDVFDNQERAEKTRGVLAILHKMPRLRIINGAPLWDWKRRGRR, from the coding sequence ATGATCAATATTAACGGATATGAAATACTGGAAGTGCTGCCGGCCGGCGGGATGAGCGCCGTCTACAAAGCGCGCCAGCTTTCGTTGGACCGCATCGTGGCGATCAAGGCCCTGCCGCCCGCCATGGGGGCCGCGGCCGATGTGGAGAAATTCATGGCGGAGGCGCGAATCACCGCCAGTTTGAAACATCCCAATATTGTCCAGGTGTATGATTTCGGCAAAACCGGCGACGGGGTCTGCTATTTTGTGATGGAATACATTTCGGGTTACAGCGTTGCCGCCTGGATCCACCGCAAAAAATATCTCTCGGAAGAAAACGCGCTCCTGTGCGCCCTGAGCGTCGCGGCGGCCATGAGTTATGCCTGGCAAAAGAACCGCATTGTGCACTGCGACATTAAGCCCGATAACGTCATCATTGACGACGACGGCACCGTCAAACTGGCCGACCTGGGGCTGGCGAGGAGCGTGCAATCCATCATGGAACACGCCCGGCCGGATGACCGGCAGGTGTTTGGCACCCCCAATTATATTTCCCCCGAACAATCGCACGGCAGCGAGTCCCTGGACTGCCGGGCCGATATTTATTCGCTCGGCGCCATGCTTTATCACTGCATGACGGGGGTGATGCCTTTTGAGGGACAGCCGCCGCTGGAGGTTATGGACCGCCAGATTACCGATTTCGTACCCGATCCCCAGGATGTTAATCCGTGTATTTCCGTCTGGTCGGCCTGTCTCATTGAAAAAATGATGGCGAAGGACAGAAAATTCCGGCAAACGGACTGGAACGAAACCTTGCGCGATATTTCCAACGCCCGTTCCGAAATGATGCCGCAAGGTTCGCTGCCTGACGATGTTCTCAGCACTGTCAAGCGCAGTCCGCTGCGCGGCCGCCGGCTGGAGGAGGCCGCGCTCCAACCGGTGATTCAAGCGCCGGTCGTCTGCCGGGCCCCGTCCAATTTAAGGCGGAAGCTGGCTTTGGCAACCGCCGTTGGGGCGCTGGTTCTGGCGGCCGGCTGGGGCATGTTTCATTTGGCGCGCAAAACCGAGATCCCGGCCGTTCCTGAACCTTTGCCGGCGCCGCAATCCGCGGAAGTCGGCCGCGCGCCCCCCCCGGTTGACCGCGAACGCGCGGCCATGGAGCAATATGATGAAATTACTTCATGGGCAAAGGCCCACCCGTCCGCGCACGTTGAGACCATAACGCGTTTCCGGAAGCTGGCGGAAGACGCGGTCGGCACCAAATACGCGGAAATGGCCAAGGATGATATCCGGCAAATTGAGCAGCGCGGAAAAAAAACCGCGGAAATTATTGTTGAACTGGATAAAAAAGCCGGCCAGCTGGCCGACCGGGGTCGCTTTCAGGAGGCGGCCGCGGTTTACGGCAAATATCACGGTGCGTTTGAAACGGAAACCGCCGCGGAGCGCGGAAAAAAAGAGCGGCTTTTTTCGGCGAAACACGCCGATCGCGTGAAAGCACAGAGGCGGCAACGGGAGCTGGCGGAACTTCAATTGATGCACGCGGCCGATGAAATCGCGGTGATTTTGGTTGAAGACGATCTGGAGGCCGCCCGGCAACGGATAAAAGCGCTGGCGGTTGATCTGCCCTTGATTTCCGGAAAACCGGAGTTCAAAGCCATGGCCGCCATGTTGGAGAAGTCATCCGGCGCCGGCAAACGAATCATGGATTCATTTCAACGGCAGAAAAACGAGGAAATCAGCATTGCCTTTTTACAGGGGCCGCAGACGCTTCATATACGCGATGTCCAGGGCGATGTGGTGCTTGCGGAAAAAGTGGTGACGATGGAAGAAGGCAAGATCGGCCTGCAGAAAATCTTCAGGGCGCGCGATTTAACGCTGTCTGAAAAGTTGAACCGTCTTGGCGCCGGCGCCGGGCCGGAGTTTGCCCTGATGCGCGCCATGTTGGCCATCCAGGACGGCGACTATCAGCAGGCGGCCGACGCGGCCGCCGGAACCGGCCCGCTCCTTGCCCCGAAGCTTGCCGCGGCCATTAAATGCAAAGACCGGGATACCGCTGAAGAACGCGCAACGCAGACTCTGGCCTATATCATGTGCCGGACCGGCATAATTCCCTATCACGTCCGTATGCCCGATCCCGCTTCCTGTCTTGATATTCTGCGGGATAAAAACCGTTTTCCCCAGAACGGACCCGCCGCGGGATGGATGATTGATCAATTCCGGGTAAAATTCGGCTCCACGCAAACTGCCCGGCGTTATGCGGCTGTTCTGGAGGCGCTGGCTGGTTCCGCCGGCGGTTTGGCTGCGTCAACGCAAACAGGAACCGAAGCCGCGCTACCGCCGGACCAAACGTCTGAAAAATCAATTATTGAGCAGATGATGACGAAAAATCCGGGACTTGGGGAAAATCAGATGGTTTTCCAGACGGATAATTCCGGCCGGATTGTGAGCGCTGACATAGTTTCCGTGCATCTGAAGGATATTCAGCCGCTGGAGAGCCTGCCGCATCTGAAAACACTGGTTTGCGCCGGCACGCGCCTTCATGTCTGGCCGGAGATGTCAATGCCGGCCCAGCTTTCCGATTTAACTCCGCTTAAACAGATGTCGTTAAGCGAGTTTATCGGCAGTCATACCCGGATCCGGGATATCTCGGTCTTAAGCCGGATGCCGCTGACCAGTCTTAATCTGGCGCGCACCCGGGTCGGCGATTTGCAGCCCTTGAAGGACATGCCGCTGCGGCAGCTTGATGTCAGTTTTACCCAGGTGCGCGATCTGCGCCCCCTGGCGGGACTGCCCCTGGTTAATCTTAACATCAACGGCACGGATGTTTCCAACCTGGGCGCTCTGCTCGGTATGCCGTTGAAAACGCTCTCGGCCGCGTTCACGCGCGCCAGGGATTTAACCCCTCTTCGCGCCATGCCGCTCATTCGCCTGGTGCTTCGCGGAACGGATATAACCGATATTGCTCCCCTCCAGGGGATGCCTCTGGAATCCCTTGACCTTTCCGATACCAATGTCCGCGATATTCTGCCGTTGCAGGGGATGCGTTTGCGCGATCTTGATTTGCGCAACACGAAAGTGAAAGACATAAGCGTTCTGGAAAACATGCCCCTGGAGGCGCTGAAATTAAACGGAAGTGCCGTCAAGAACATTGCGCCTCTGAAAAACACGCCTTTGAAAATGCTTGATCTGCGTGACACCAGCATCGCCGACCTGACGCCCCTGGAAAATCTGCCCGTGGAGGAAATATGGCTGGATGTGTTTGACAACCAGGAGCGCGCCGAAAAAACGCGCGGTGTTTTGGCCATACTGCATAAAATGCCGCGCCTGCGAATCATCAACGGCGCTCCGCTCTGGGACTGGAAAAGAAGGGGAAGGCGATGA
- a CDS encoding pilus assembly protein TadG-related protein, whose product MIFLLMVILFLSIVLIWKFDLHNAVHLKMRAQNAADAAALAAARWQGITLNLIGDLNIMQAAALSAADNDLAARIAEIQARLCFAGPIIGLLASQQAAKNNGIYVNPAFSERLAGHAGQTFAYPVDEEPYPDCWREYGEMLMSIASAGVAAGPDNTCLYNLNYSGDHPLLNMNFYDAIAGQLWCWFWIDPARYSFLRDYKDFTDWEPLPPPEEIRPENSEVFGLGLQTFPSLPGGEPMVAIMNTLRAQRSPGPQVISNEIVSAEARWFVYQPEKWSDWTIMKDSSFPVFPEKQVKPQYDYTGADAVARVEAVAERHMPGKADRTISCTAAAKPFGCLISAAGEKIRPDAYGLVLPAFHDVRLIPVDASSSPSGGAYDLQWREHIEIHLAPENGYPAHGIEVLDADCWYCQQLIAWENAAFRQTGIDWLSDTNNSNSCEIYSPGPGPGGGTRRGH is encoded by the coding sequence ATGATTTTTCTGCTCATGGTCATCCTCTTCCTTTCCATCGTGCTTATCTGGAAATTTGACCTGCACAACGCCGTTCACCTCAAAATGCGCGCCCAAAATGCGGCGGACGCCGCCGCCCTGGCCGCCGCCCGCTGGCAGGGCATCACACTGAATCTGATCGGCGACCTTAATATCATGCAGGCCGCGGCCTTGAGCGCCGCCGACAACGACCTCGCCGCGCGCATCGCCGAAATACAGGCCCGCCTCTGTTTCGCCGGTCCGATCATCGGGCTCCTGGCCTCCCAGCAGGCCGCCAAAAACAACGGCATTTATGTCAACCCGGCTTTCAGCGAACGCCTCGCGGGACACGCCGGCCAAACCTTCGCCTACCCGGTTGACGAAGAGCCATACCCGGACTGCTGGCGCGAATACGGTGAAATGCTCATGAGTATCGCCAGCGCCGGCGTGGCCGCCGGGCCGGATAATACCTGCTTGTACAACCTGAATTATTCAGGAGACCATCCGCTGCTGAACATGAATTTTTACGACGCGATTGCCGGCCAGCTGTGGTGCTGGTTCTGGATTGACCCCGCGCGCTACAGTTTTCTCAGGGATTACAAAGACTTCACTGACTGGGAACCGCTGCCGCCGCCCGAAGAAATTCGCCCCGAAAACAGCGAAGTTTTCGGGCTGGGACTGCAAACTTTTCCGTCTCTCCCCGGCGGGGAACCCATGGTTGCAATCATGAACACGCTGCGCGCGCAAAGGAGTCCCGGCCCGCAGGTTATCAGCAATGAGATTGTTTCCGCCGAAGCCAGATGGTTTGTTTACCAGCCGGAAAAATGGAGCGACTGGACAATCATGAAAGATTCTTCTTTCCCCGTCTTCCCGGAAAAACAGGTGAAGCCGCAGTATGATTATACCGGCGCCGACGCCGTTGCGCGGGTGGAAGCCGTCGCCGAACGGCACATGCCCGGAAAAGCAGACCGCACCATTTCCTGCACCGCCGCCGCAAAACCGTTCGGCTGCCTGATTTCCGCCGCCGGCGAAAAAATCCGGCCCGACGCCTACGGCCTCGTCCTGCCCGCCTTTCATGATGTCCGCCTGATTCCGGTTGACGCCTCATCCTCTCCCAGCGGCGGCGCCTATGATTTGCAATGGCGCGAGCATATTGAAATCCACCTTGCCCCCGAAAACGGCTATCCCGCGCACGGCATTGAGGTCCTGGACGCGGACTGCTGGTACTGCCAGCAGCTTATTGCCTGGGAAAACGCCGCCTTCCGCCAGACCGGCATTGACTGGCTGAGCGACACGAACAATTCCAATTCCTGCGAAATATATTCCCCCGGACCGGGTCCCGGCGGGGGAACGCGGAGAGGACATTGA
- the cpaB gene encoding Flp pilus assembly protein CpaB, which yields MKQKIILLIAIAAGIAAFWLTGRYLRHERERILGSAKRIFVVVAERDLPAGTILKNIDLAKALVFQSSVGGRAILPESAREIMGKKLLYNIGRGDPIQWSDVDVPYKGDAGLSAMVNPSMRAISIAVDVVSSVSAMIQPNDRVDILGTFTFPSPAVTGSFETVTLTVLQDVTVLATGQTTADRASAYGRAERAPRGYNTVTFEVTPHEAELLVFAQSVRGKLSLALRNPSDVTYITNMPTVNFEHLQKQLPALNIIRQRDIRHKKDI from the coding sequence ATGAAACAGAAAATTATACTGCTGATCGCGATTGCCGCCGGCATTGCGGCCTTCTGGCTGACCGGCAGATATCTGCGCCATGAGCGCGAGCGGATTCTAGGCAGTGCGAAAAGAATTTTCGTGGTCGTCGCCGAGCGCGATCTTCCGGCGGGCACCATTTTGAAAAACATAGACCTGGCCAAGGCGCTTGTCTTTCAAAGCAGCGTCGGCGGACGCGCCATCCTCCCGGAATCGGCCCGCGAAATCATGGGGAAAAAATTGCTTTATAACATCGGCCGGGGCGACCCGATCCAATGGTCGGACGTTGATGTCCCCTACAAGGGCGACGCGGGGTTGTCCGCAATGGTCAATCCTTCCATGCGGGCGATTTCCATCGCCGTTGATGTGGTTTCTTCGGTCAGCGCCATGATCCAGCCCAACGACCGTGTTGATATCCTTGGCACGTTCACCTTCCCGTCGCCGGCCGTCACCGGTTCGTTTGAAACCGTAACCCTGACCGTGCTGCAGGATGTTACCGTTCTGGCCACCGGCCAGACAACGGCCGACCGGGCCTCCGCGTACGGCCGCGCCGAAAGAGCGCCGCGCGGATACAACACCGTTACTTTTGAGGTAACGCCGCATGAGGCGGAATTGCTGGTCTTCGCCCAGTCAGTGCGCGGAAAGTTGAGCCTGGCCCTGCGCAATCCTTCCGATGTCACCTATATCACCAATATGCCAACCGTCAACTTTGAACACCTCCAGAAACAATTGCCGGCTCTGAACATAATCCGGCAACGGGACATAAGACACAAAAAGGATATTTAA
- a CDS encoding ATPase, T2SS/T4P/T4SS family, with translation MDTDKGKSEVIKLEIRRPEHAPDIYEIGFGVYPVGSEKGNKIIIPDKAVDARHAILIFYRDGFWVEDLNSRSGTYLNGARVHGRIAYSPGQAIRVGNCLMIVQPSAAVTQMISSKQKVAESQPIRRKTAADGDLEHNPRLQKCEIKKQIHAVLLERLDIKRLTTTHIKEKELLRRTRESLEEIVREIHGRLPDWIDAKALIKEIFDEAVGLGPLEDLLADPEITEIMVNRHDQVFIEKKGKLLQSDLMFMDDDSVLAVIERIVAPIGRRIDESQPYVDARLKDGSRVNAIIPPLALTGPCLTIRKFSKEPLTMADLIRFETIQSEMAEFLHVCVLLRKNIVVSGGTGSGKTSFLNVLGSFLPESERIVTIEDAAELRLTQPHVVRLESRPPNIEGRGAITIRDLLRNTLRMRPDRILIGECRGGEALDMLQAMNTGHDGSITTVHANSPRDVIARLETMTLMSGIDLPSRAIREQITSAIHLIIHTARMSDGTRKVTHITEVSGQEGDRITMQDIFTFTQSGIDHNGKVIGVFKPTGAVPTFMEEIGTRGLSIDRSMFMPL, from the coding sequence ATGGACACGGACAAGGGAAAAAGCGAGGTCATCAAGCTTGAAATCCGGCGGCCCGAGCACGCTCCGGACATATACGAAATCGGGTTCGGCGTCTACCCGGTCGGATCGGAAAAAGGAAATAAAATCATCATCCCCGACAAGGCGGTTGACGCGCGCCATGCAATCCTCATTTTCTACCGCGACGGTTTCTGGGTGGAAGATTTAAACAGCCGCTCGGGCACCTACCTCAACGGGGCCCGGGTGCACGGCCGGATCGCATATTCACCCGGCCAGGCGATCCGCGTCGGGAATTGCCTCATGATAGTCCAGCCTTCCGCCGCCGTAACCCAGATGATTTCCTCCAAACAGAAAGTGGCTGAATCCCAGCCCATCCGTAGAAAAACGGCGGCCGACGGCGATCTGGAACATAATCCGCGCCTCCAAAAGTGCGAGATTAAAAAACAAATCCACGCCGTTCTGCTGGAGCGGCTTGACATCAAACGGCTGACCACCACCCACATCAAGGAAAAAGAACTGCTCCGCCGCACCCGCGAATCCCTTGAAGAAATCGTCAGGGAAATTCACGGCCGGCTCCCCGATTGGATTGACGCCAAAGCGCTCATCAAAGAAATATTTGACGAAGCAGTCGGACTCGGCCCCCTGGAAGACCTGCTGGCCGACCCGGAAATCACGGAAATAATGGTCAACCGCCACGACCAGGTTTTCATTGAAAAAAAAGGGAAACTGCTCCAAAGCGACCTCATGTTCATGGATGACGACTCCGTTCTGGCCGTCATTGAAAGGATCGTGGCCCCCATCGGGCGGCGGATTGACGAAAGCCAGCCGTATGTGGACGCCCGCCTGAAGGACGGCTCCCGGGTGAACGCCATTATCCCGCCGCTGGCCTTGACCGGCCCCTGCCTGACCATCCGCAAGTTTTCAAAGGAACCGCTGACCATGGCGGACCTCATCCGCTTCGAAACCATCCAGTCGGAGATGGCCGAATTCCTGCACGTCTGCGTGCTGTTGCGCAAAAACATCGTGGTTTCCGGCGGAACCGGCTCGGGAAAAACATCCTTTCTCAACGTGCTCGGATCTTTTCTGCCGGAAAGCGAGCGGATCGTCACCATTGAGGACGCGGCCGAACTGCGTCTAACCCAGCCACACGTGGTCCGCCTGGAATCAAGACCGCCCAATATTGAGGGACGCGGCGCTATCACCATCCGCGACCTTCTGCGCAACACCCTGCGCATGCGTCCCGACCGGATCTTAATCGGCGAATGCCGCGGCGGCGAGGCGCTGGACATGCTGCAGGCCATGAACACCGGCCACGACGGCTCCATTACCACGGTGCATGCCAACTCGCCGCGGGATGTCATCGCCCGGCTGGAAACCATGACGCTCATGTCGGGGATTGACCTGCCCTCGCGCGCCATCCGCGAACAAATCACCTCCGCCATCCATCTCATTATCCATACCGCGCGCATGAGCGACGGCACGCGCAAAGTTACCCATATCACCGAGGTTTCGGGACAGGAAGGCGACCGCATCACCATGCAGGATATTTTCACGTTCACGCAGAGCGGCATTGACCATAACGGCAAGGTCATCGGCGTATTCAAGCCGACCGGCGCCGTGCCGACTTTCATGGAGGAAATCGGCACGCGCGGCCTCTCAATTGACCGCAGCATGTTCATGCCGCTCTGA
- a CDS encoding type II secretion system F family protein, giving the protein MPLNHLIPGLYMVCFGGLAYYIIHAFRDGMETYNRIHTEETARQFADIFLFIPPRRISELAWSAAIAAFLLFFFLAGNFSSPAGTIRGGVIGALAGGLTLNFPRWYLGMLKRRRREKFNEQLVDALMTMSNALRSGSSITQTFEHIVRQNMPPISQEFNLFLQEMRLGVRFEEALGNLDARVNSEDLTIMIRAIEIARQTGGNLTEVFDKISAMIRERMRIQKRIMALTSQGRLQGIVVGIMPVFLVTAMFVLDSEMMISFFTAPVGIIIAAAAVILEVAGALMIRKIINIDI; this is encoded by the coding sequence ATGCCATTGAATCATCTCATCCCGGGCCTTTACATGGTCTGTTTCGGCGGCCTCGCCTATTACATTATCCACGCCTTCCGGGACGGAATGGAGACCTACAACCGCATCCATACCGAGGAAACGGCGCGGCAATTCGCCGATATTTTCCTTTTCATCCCGCCGCGCCGCATTTCCGAGCTGGCTTGGTCGGCCGCCATCGCCGCGTTTCTGCTTTTTTTCTTCCTGGCCGGCAATTTCAGCTCTCCCGCCGGGACCATCCGGGGCGGAGTTATCGGCGCGCTGGCCGGCGGGCTTACGCTCAATTTTCCGCGCTGGTACCTGGGAATGCTCAAACGCCGGCGCCGGGAGAAATTCAACGAACAACTGGTTGACGCCCTGATGACGATGAGCAACGCCCTGCGTTCCGGGTCAAGCATCACCCAGACCTTTGAACACATCGTCCGCCAGAACATGCCGCCGATTTCGCAGGAATTCAACCTTTTTCTTCAGGAAATGCGGCTGGGAGTGAGATTTGAAGAGGCGCTGGGCAACCTCGACGCGCGGGTCAACAGCGAGGATTTGACCATCATGATCCGGGCCATTGAAATCGCGCGGCAGACCGGCGGCAACCTGACGGAAGTTTTTGACAAAATATCCGCCATGATCAGGGAACGGATGCGGATCCAGAAACGGATCATGGCGCTCACTTCGCAGGGACGTTTGCAGGGAATTGTCGTCGGCATCATGCCGGTTTTCCTGGTAACCGCCATGTTTGTCCTTGACTCCGAAATGATGATTTCATTTTTCACGGCGCCGGTTGGAATCATCATCGCGGCCGCGGCGGTCATTCTGGAAGTCGCCGGCGCCTTGATGATACGCAAAATAATCAACATTGATATCTGA
- a CDS encoding type II secretion system F family protein translates to MTNALNIVVESGIALLAALFLGGLAWHIASAASAITYVTAADGRRRERRLPLIFRALLPLTPVMANYFKKQRFKKLRERVSQSLVSGGFDDLLAPEEFLALRLMMPLVAGPFLASFAAALFALIRHFPGGQPLIFAAAIILWSAFYPGQWLKQSIALRHRQIMKALPYVIDLLTLSVEAGLDFMTSLKNIVEKRAPDAIAEEFSRMLFEIQLGKTRRHALQSMGNRIRQPDVQALVNALVQADEMGVSIGAILRIQSGEIRNKRFMRAEKLANEAPVKMLFPLVAFIFPVVFLIMLGPIVARMFQNVF, encoded by the coding sequence ATGACCAATGCCCTGAACATCGTCGTTGAATCCGGCATCGCCCTTCTCGCCGCCCTTTTTCTGGGCGGCCTGGCCTGGCATATCGCCAGCGCCGCCTCGGCGATCACCTATGTTACCGCGGCGGACGGACGGCGCCGGGAGCGCCGTCTGCCGCTCATATTCCGGGCGCTGTTGCCGCTGACCCCGGTCATGGCAAACTATTTCAAAAAACAGCGGTTTAAAAAACTGCGCGAGCGGGTTTCACAATCGCTTGTTTCAGGGGGGTTTGACGATTTGCTCGCGCCGGAGGAGTTTTTAGCCCTGCGCCTCATGATGCCGCTGGTTGCCGGGCCGTTTCTGGCCTCGTTCGCCGCCGCTCTTTTTGCGCTTATCCGGCATTTTCCCGGCGGACAGCCGTTGATTTTCGCGGCGGCCATCATTTTATGGAGCGCGTTTTACCCGGGACAATGGCTCAAACAGTCAATCGCCCTGCGCCATCGGCAGATTATGAAGGCTTTGCCTTACGTCATTGACCTCCTGACCCTCTCGGTGGAAGCAGGGCTGGATTTCATGACTTCCCTTAAAAACATCGTGGAAAAGCGCGCGCCGGACGCCATCGCCGAGGAATTTTCGCGCATGCTTTTTGAAATTCAACTCGGCAAGACGCGGCGCCATGCCCTCCAAAGCATGGGCAACCGTATCCGCCAGCCGGACGTGCAGGCGCTCGTCAACGCGCTGGTCCAGGCCGACGAAATGGGCGTGAGCATCGGCGCGATCCTGCGGATTCAATCGGGCGAAATCCGCAACAAACGTTTCATGCGGGCCGAAAAGCTGGCCAACGAGGCGCCGGTCAAAATGCTTTTCCCGCTGGTGGCCTTTATTTTTCCAGTCGTCTTTCTGATCATGCTCGGCCCCATCGTCGCCCGCATGTTCCAGAACGTGTTTTAA